A single Malaclemys terrapin pileata isolate rMalTer1 chromosome 3, rMalTer1.hap1, whole genome shotgun sequence DNA region contains:
- the AKAP12 gene encoding A-kinase anchor protein 12 isoform X1 has translation MGAGSSAEQRSPQDAPTAAAESEPASPEAAAAPHEQPEDPAKLLQKNGQISNINGIAEEQVELNLQPGELNEQQTETFVTDVGQREPANVTVKEELAENMEAMPPESTDKDHVEDGQKDVQEANEQLPSEEEKVEELEQPSESQSNDVGFKKVFKFVGFKFTVKKDKTEKSEPVQLLTVKKEEAEVAANGAGDHKEVKLEMVEEATESEVTHPAEKIEEEPKREERKDESLPEKVAESPSEEAEGNEEAEGKKEPSKSPESPTNGLVNETASPLRKFFTQGWAGFRKKTSFRKPKEDEQQTPEKEKEEREREVAEIPVEAHEKEKTEKEKEEQEREVAEIQVEASLKEEVIIPSEQPLPQETVESVNKESEVSFEEKVDLPPEEKPKPVKECKISLEAKPEIHFEEKSELPAPTTMEIFGEKLEKSKGKSKEEPEPVAPMTTEVFDENIEKPEPKAPLATEIFDEKLETEEEVHVSTTVAKEVKTNEIEQMLSSASEQSVEGDGELQRIQPTEEQLKAKETVCIVVDDHIKQTESSPEDAAACKPPEGITTEVELLSSQERAKVQGSPLKKLFTGTGLKKLSGKKHKGKREETKPGEQVEQIQHLADSPESPEEQKAESSASSPEESTEPPSVEKAIDATRVTETEEGVISDVERKRECVTPWASFKKMVTPKKRVRRPSESDKEEEIDKAKSATLSSTESAVSENQEETKVNGEEQKLEKSTEEPKRKVDTSVSWEALICVGSSKKRARKSSSSDEEVGQRLAQEGQKIDEVGQSKETAPDTILTSSQESDQGQGSSSPEQAGSPSEGEGVSTWESFKRLVTPRRKSKTKMEERTEESVLVSSIEHSTSDGEPGKEETWVSFKKLIPGRRKKKSDGKPEQACVEEAGEEMTETNEEDSDVPAVVPLSEYEAAEQEKIEAQQATQTEAIREETLDEKRAEKLEDTLIIEQFNEGLVHAVTVTVVEGERAVTSIEERSPSWISATVTESIEQEKDDEEQTEQIFETEVVVEKTVVVSKTLPELRKDISDDTIVSELELTSEALTALEEATEVSCGEEATEVSLAEETTEMVSAVSQLTESPDTTEEVTPVQEIEGTEQNLEELNKQTQEILEEVVERVKLSDEVQMISERTVTGVIIQSVQKIGSEMKDEVTVLCKETELVEQSLKKKEPEEADIQHIESAGTVRGKNEADESVLQEVSEMSEKCAVMKEHTEEAKSLDRLADESQWQETEQAFIERHEETSEVERILEKCKLKEEECYSSVTITTKAEHEVKAEYVTVVKQQEISTGEAEVNLEVIIPSEITDEGAPEVDGSESETHEAKLEMSQEFKQVVDMVPNLESKCIKVTVTEAPLQSETEDAMLSLESKRTEATAAQSPIQSQGTDIPVQSEREHAREALEPRCTEALVDEAPGQSGVTEVPEKKEVEDAVLILESECTEAVATEAPVQSDVTEASVQSEGQDAMLTLESKGTEATVQSEVTEATMQSEVTEATVQSEVEGIATEGLMQSEVTEAPVKKEVEDAVLILEAECTETVSSKAPMQSDVTEAAVQSGVEDAARIVEKECTEALATEAPRQTEVQDVVLLLESECTEAIAAEVTVQSEVTEEATVQNEVDDSRLTFESKCTEINAMETAMKSEGTEIPMQSEMEDALLSLESKCPEAVVTGDAMQSGVTEAPVKREVEDAVLTLESERTEAVAAEAPMQNDVEDAPSNLEYPGAVVNGAPLQSDIHPKELPVYGKGDEEEPMEAKQTLLLTVTSSNDNQQEETKFELMTEVEKDLFEPGKLELASGDKLYSTPVQQEILAVQLEDTGSPIPTIESSEAQKAYVPVTAAAVEEQIIAETVTSMETSAETLESLAAVPEKLFSELVQDITIAHSGVEAADSRSEETATLSVSEMTAAMVDGMTEEATSCTQSDLVHKDYVDDATQGKEQQKPECREEAGEKIVSQDKSPSLTHVEFVKDVQSVTIESQSTKIVLKIIQTVVEKLERTEEPAAVCMASESKQQIESTDGSQNGINTAEVQESVQAHQQLLVKGEKTTEGKEREFQQPSTVKHTIVTQSAEKQATLEQTEDVPLTSDMSKEGEIQDSGKIVAVPEDVSSESLGAQKSAIDMSVSEDLSKETRTDQPKLKEKEAGQTVATQEKYMVQQTHLERKEDKHSQPVEDMKRHTEEDVNNQEYASCGSPQSKSELTKS, from the coding sequence ttggACAAAGAGAACCTGCGAATGTGACTGTAAAAGAAGAGCTAGCTGAAAATATGGAAGCCATGCCACCAGAATCAACCGATAAGGATCATGTGGAAGACGGACAGAAGGATGTTCAAGAAGCTAATGAACAGTTGCCATCAGAGGAAGAAAAAGTAGAAGAGCTAGAACAGCCCAGTGAATCTCAGTCTAATGATGTTGGatttaaaaaggtttttaaattTGTTGGTTTCAAGTTTACTGTTAAAAAAGATAAGACTGAAAAGTCTGAACCTGTTCAGCTACTGACTGTAAAAAAAGAGGAAGCAGAAGTGGCAGCAAATGGAGCTGGAGATCATAAAGAAGTCAAGCTGGAAATGGTGGAGGAAGCAACAGAAAGTGAAGTGACCCATCCTGCAGAAAAGATTGAAGAAGAACcaaagagagaggaaaggaaagatgAATCTCTTCCTGAAAAGGTAGCAGAAAGCCCAAGTGAGGAAGCTGAAGGAAATGAAGaggcagaaggaaaaaaagaacctAGCAAGTCACCAGAGTCTCCAACAAATGGATTAGTTAATGAAACTGCATCACCACTAAGAAAATTCTTTACTCAGGGTTGGGCTGGGTTTAGGAAAAAGACAAGTTTTAGGAAGCCTAAAGAAGATGAGCAGCAGACTcctgagaaagaaaaggaagagcGAGAAAGGGAAGTGGCAGAGATCCCAGTAGAAGCACATGAGAAGGAGAAAactgagaaagaaaaggaagagcAAGAAAGGGAAGTGGCAGAGATCCAAGTAGAAGCAAGTTTGAAGGAGGAAGTTATTATTCCTTCTGAACAGCCACTTCCACAAGAGACCGTTGAAAGTGTAAACAAGGAATCTGAAGTGTCCTTTGAAGAAAAAGTAGACCTACCCCCTGAAGAAAAACCAAAACCAGTGAAAGAATGTAAAATATCCTTAGAAGCAAAACCTGAAATACACTTTGAAGAGAAATCTGAACTACCAGCTCCCACGACCATGGAAATATTTGGtgaaaaattagaaaaatctAAAGGCAAATCTAAAGAAGAACCTGAACCTGTAGCTCCAATGACAACAGAAGTGTTTGATGAAAACATTGAGAAACCTGAACCAAAAGCTCCACTGGCAACTGAAATCTTTGATGAAAAGTTAGAGACAGAGGAAGAAGTTCATGTTAGCACTACAGTGGCGAAAGAGGTTAAAACAAATGAGATAGAACAAATGCTCTCCTCAGCTTCTGAACAATCAGTTGAAGGAGATGGTGAGCTACAAAGAATTCAACCCACTGAGGAACAACTAAAGGCCAAAGAAACAGTATGCATAGTAGTAGATGACCACATCAAGCAAACAGAATCAAGCCCTGAAGATGCAGCAGCATGTAAGCCTCCAGAAGGCATCACTACTGAGGTTGAACTGTTGTCATCACAAGAGCGAGCCAAAGTGCAAGGCAGCCCCTTAAAGAAACTTTTTACAGGAACTGGCTTAAAGAAGCTTTCTGGAAAGAAgcataaaggaaaaagagaagaaactAAGCCAGGGGAACAAGTAGAACAAATTCAACATTTAGCTGATTCCCCAGAAAGTCCAGAAGAACAGAAGGCAGAGAGCTCTGCCTCTTCACCTGAAGAATCAACAGAGCCTCCTTCTGTGGAGAAAGCCATAGATGCAACACGGGTCACTGAAACCGAAGAAGGAGTAATTTCAGATGTAGAGAGGAAAAGAGAGTGTGTAACTCCTTGGGCATCGTTTAAAAAGATGGTGACTCCCAAGAAACGTGTCAGAAGGCCTTCTGAAAGTGACAAAGAAGAGGAAATTGATAAGGCAAAGAGTGCTACCTTGTCTTCTACTGAAAGTGcagtctctgaaaatcaggaagaAACTAAAGTAAATGGTGAGGAGCAGAAGCTAGAAAAAAGCACAGAAGAGCCAAAACGAAAGGTTGATACTTCTGTATCATGGGAAGCCTTAATTTGTGTAGGTTCCTCTAAGAAAAGAGCTAGGAAATCCTCCTCTTCTGATGAGGAAGTAGGACAGAGGCTTGCTCAAGAAGGCCAAAAAATAGATGAAGTTGGCCAAAGCAAAGAAACTGCACCAGACACGATCCTAACTAGTTCCCAAGAAAGTGATCAAGGACAAGGAAGTTCCTCACCAGAACAAGCTGGAAGTCCATCTGAAGGAGAGGGTGTTTCAACCTGGGAATCATTTAAAAGATTAGTCACTCCAAGAAGAAAATCCAAAACCAAAATGGAAGAGAGAACTGAAGAATCTGTGTTAGTTTCCAGCATAGAACATTCTACTTCAGATGGTGAACCTGGAAAAGAAGAAACAtgggtttcatttaaaaaattaatacctGGTCGTCGGAAGAAAAAGTCAGATGGGAAGCCAGAACAAGCTTGTGTTGAGGAAGCTGGAGAAGAGATGACAGAAACCAATGAAGAAGATTCTGATGTTCCAGCTGTTGTTCCTTTATCTGAGTATGAAGCAGCTGAACAAGAGAAAATTGAGGCCCAACAAGCAACACAAACTGAGGCAATAAGGGAAGAAACTTTAGATGAAAAGAGAGCTGAAAAATTAGAAGATACCTTAATTATTGAGCAATTTAATGAAGGACTGGTTCATGCAGTTACTGTGACTGTTGTAGAGGGGGAGAGAGCAGTTACCAGTATTGAAGAAAGGTCACCATCTTGGATATCTGCTACTGTGACAGAGTCCATTGAACAGGAAAAAGATGATGAAGAACAAACTGAGCAGATATTTGAAACTGAAGTTGTTGTAGAAAAGACAGTGGTGGTTTCTAAAACTTTGCCAGAGTTGAGAAAGGACATTAGTGATGATACTATAGTAAGTGAGCTGGAGTTAACCTCAGAAGCATTGACAGCACTGGAAGAGGCAACAGAAGTTTCCTGTGGTGAAGAAGCAACAGAAGTGTCCCTTGCAGAGGAGACGACTGAGATGGTTTCTGCAGTGTCACAGTTAACTGAATCCCCAGATACTACAGAAGAAGTTACACCTGTGCAGGAGATAGAAGGGACTGAGCAAAATTTAGAagaattaaataaacaaacacaggaAATTCTTGAGGAAGTTGTAGAAAGAGTGAAGCTATCAGATGAAGTACAGATGATTAGTGAAAGAACTGTGACTGGAGTCATAATTCAGTCAGTGCAGAAAATTGGATCTGAAATGAAAGATGAAGTTACAGTCCTATGCAAAGAAACTGAGTTGGTTGAACAGTCCTTAAAGAAAAAAGAACCTGAAGAGGCTGACATTCAACACATAGAAAGTGCAGGAACGGTTCGAGGCAAAAATGAAGCTGACGAAAGCGTTCTACAGGAAGTGTCAGAGATGAGTGAAAAGTGTGCAGTGATGAAGGAACACACAGAAGAAGCTAAAAGTCTGGATAGAttggcagatgaaagtcaatggcaagaaACTGAACAAGCATTTATAGAAAGACATGAAGAAACGTCTGAAGTAGAAAGGATTCTAGAGAAATGTAAATTGAAAGAGGAGGAATGTTACAGTAGTGTCACAATAACTACCAAGGCAGAGCATGAAGTGAAAGCTGAGTATGTTACAGTAGTAAAACAACAAGAAATTTCAACTGGAGAGGCCGAAGTGAATTTAGAAGTAATAATTCCAAGTGAAATCACAGATGAAGGTGCTCCAGAAGTGGATGGATCTGAAAGTGAAACACATGAAGCAAAGCTTGAGATGTCCCAGGAATTTAAGCAAGTGGTGGACATGGTGCCTAACTTAGAATCAAAATGCATTAAAGTAACTGTAACAGAAGCCCCTTTGCAGAGTGAGACAGAAGATGCCATGCTCTCTTTGGAATCAAAACGTACAGAAGCAACTGCAGCTCAGTCCCCCATACAGAGTCAGGGGACTGACATCCCAGTGCAGAGTGAAAGGGAACATGCCAGGGAGGCCTTAGAACCAAGATGTACAGAAGCACTTGTAGATGAGGCCCCTGGGCAGAGTGGGGTAACTGAGGTTCCTGAGAAGAAAGAGGTGGAAGATGCCGTGCTTATTTTAGAATCAGAATGCACTGAAGCAGTTGCAACTGAAGCTCCAGTGCAGAGTGATGTGACTGAGGCCTCTGTGCAAAGTGAGGGGCAAGATGCTATGCTTACCTTGGAATCAAAGGGCACTGAGGCCACCGTGCAGAGTGAGGTGACTGAGGCCACCATGCAGAGTGAGGTGACTGAGGCCACCGTGCAGAGTGAGGTGGAAGGAATTGCTACTGAGGGGTTGATGCAGAGTGAGGTAACTGAGGCTCCTGTGAAGAAAGAGGTGGAAGATGCCGTGCTTATCTTAGAAGCAGAATGCACTGAAACAGTTTCATCTAAGGCTCCAATGCAGAGTGATGTGACTGAGGCCGCTGTGCAGAGTGGGGTGGAAGATGCTGCGCGTATTGTGGAAAAAGAATGCACAGAAGCACTTGCAACTGAGGCTCCCAGGCAAACTGAGGTGCAAGATGTCGTGCTTCTCTTGGAATCGGAATGCACAGAAGCAATTGCTGCTGAGGTCACTGTGCAGAGTGAGGTAACTGAGGAGGCCACAGTGCAGAATGAGGTGGACGATTCCAGGCTTACCTTCGAATCAAAATGCACAGAAATCAATGCAATGGAGACCGCCATGAAGAGTGAGGGAACTGAGATCCCTATGCAGAGTGAGATGGAAGATGCCCTGCTTTCCTTAGAATCAAAATGTCCAGAGGCAGTTGTAACTGGGGACGCCATGCAGAGTGGGGTAACTGAGGCACCTGTGAAGAGAGAGGTAGAAGATGCTGTGCTTACCTTAGAATCAGAACGCACTGAAGCGGTTGCAGCTGAGGCTCCCATGCAGAATGATGTAGAAGATGCGCCATCTAACTTAGAATACCCGGGGGCAGTTGTAAATGGGGCCCCTCTACAGAGTGACATACATCCTAAAGAACTGCCTGTGTATGGAAAGGGAGATGAAGAGGAGCCTATGGAAGCAAAACAAACACTTCTATTGACTGTGACAAGTTCAAATGACAATCAGCAAGAGGAAACCAAGTTTGAGCTGATGACGGAAGTGGAAAAAGATTTGTTTGAACCTGGAAAATTGGAACTTGCAAGCGGTGATAAACTTTATTCAACTCCAGTGCAGCAAGAGATTTTAGCTGTGCAGCTGGAAGATACTGGCTCACCCATTCCTACTATTGAAAGCTCTGAGGCTCAAAAAGCATATGTGCCTGTAACAGCTGCAGCAGTTGAAGAACAAATCATTGCAGAAACTGTAACATCTATGGAAACCTCAGCTGAAACTTTAGAGTCTTTAGCAGCAGTGCCTGAAAAACTATTTTCTGAACTAGTCCAAGATATTACCATTGCTCATTCAGGAGTTGAGGCTGCAGACAGTAGGAGTGAAGAAACTGCAACACTGTCAGTATCAGAGATGACCGCTGCAATGGTGGATGGAATGACTGAGGAAGCAACAAGCTGTACACAATCTGATTTGGTCCACAAAGATTACGTGGATGATGCAACCCAGGGGAAGGAGCAACAGAAGCCAGAGTGTAGGGAAGaagctggggaaaaaatagtttctCAAGATAAAAGCCCATCTCTAACCCACGTAGAATTCGTAAAAGATGTTCAGTCTGTCACTATAGAATCTCAGAGTACAAAAATTGTATTAAAGATCATTCAGACTGTCGTTGAAAAACTTGAAAGAACAGAAGAGCCAGCTGCTGTGTGCATGGCATCTGAATCAAAGCAGCAGATTGAATCAACAGACGGAAGTCAAAACGGTATAAATACAGCTGAAGTTCAGGAAAGCGTACAGGCTCATCAGCAGCTTCTTGTAAAAGGTGAAAAGACAACAGAGGGTAAAGAACGAGAGTTCCAGCAACCAAGTACAGTCAAACATACTATTGTAACACAGTCTGCGGAGAAACAAGCTACTCTAGAACAAACAGAAGATGTGCCATTAACTTCTGATATGTCAAAAGAGGGAGAAATTCAGGATTCAGGAAAGATTGTAGCTGTCCCTGAAGATGTTTCAAGTGAAAGTTTAGGGGCTCAAAAATCAGCGATAGATATGAGTGTTTCAGAAGACTTATCCAAAGAGACAAGAACAGACCAACCAAAGCTAAAGGAAAAAGAAGCGGGGCAGACTGTGGCCACCCAAGAGAAATATATGGTTCAGCAAACACACCTAGAAAGGAAGGAAGACAAACATAGCCAACCAGTGGAAGACATGAAGAGACACACAGAGGAAGATGTAAATAATCAAGAATATGCATCTTGTGGGAGTCCACAATCAAAGTCAGAGCTCACCAAATCTTGA